One genomic segment of Chloroflexota bacterium includes these proteins:
- a CDS encoding EamA family transporter, translating into MDFSVQANGAAVATVLLYSSAGFTALVGHWWFRESLGVPKALAIALSLGGCVLVSGAYTPAQWHLHAPGLALGLASGLMFAAYSLGGRAASRRGLDPWTTLFWAFGVASVLLAGFNAAVESTAWLPRLSPFGWGMLVVLALFPTLLGFVAYNAALVYLEASVVNLLATLEPVMTAIMAAALLGEHLSAIQVGGSALILLGMVLVQLERPAAAPPTAAPAP; encoded by the coding sequence GTGGATTTTTCGGTGCAGGCCAACGGCGCGGCCGTAGCCACCGTGTTGCTTTACAGTTCGGCGGGCTTCACCGCCCTGGTGGGGCACTGGTGGTTCCGGGAAAGCCTTGGGGTGCCCAAAGCCCTGGCCATCGCCCTGAGCCTGGGGGGCTGCGTGCTGGTTTCCGGCGCTTACACGCCTGCCCAGTGGCACCTTCACGCCCCAGGGCTGGCGTTGGGGCTGGCTTCCGGCCTGATGTTTGCGGCTTACAGCCTGGGCGGGCGAGCGGCTTCCCGACGCGGGCTCGACCCGTGGACCACGCTCTTTTGGGCGTTTGGCGTGGCTTCGGTGCTCCTGGCTGGCTTCAACGCCGCGGTGGAAAGCACCGCGTGGCTGCCCCGGCTTTCCCCCTTCGGTTGGGGCATGCTGGTGGTGTTGGCGCTCTTCCCCACACTGTTGGGGTTTGTGGCCTACAACGCGGCGCTGGTCTATCTGGAAGCCAGCGTGGTCAACCTGCTCGCGACGTTAGAGCCGGTCATGACGGCCATCATGGCCGCAGCGCTGTTAGGCGAACACCTCTCGGCAATTCAGGTGGGGGGCAGCGCCTTGATCTTGCTGGGGATGGTGCTGGTGCAACTGGAACGCCCTGCAGCCGCGCCCCCTACGGCTGCACCAGCACCTTGA